One genomic segment of Nonomuraea coxensis DSM 45129 includes these proteins:
- a CDS encoding 4Fe-4S dicluster domain-containing protein, producing MRTCPHGVEDGGEAAVLDDLDPLVGALRERGFAVVGPVARDGVIRFAELGSAADLPRGLADEQAPGFYRLHERGELVFGFAASPDAVKRYTHPPRSVLFRMRGGVPEKVPPRAGKVALLGVRACDLAALAVQDRVFLGGRHPDEAYRERREALFLIAVTCAAPGGTCFCASMGTGPRPTSGFDVALTELTGPHRFLAEAGSERGAELLAALPSRPAGDADRAAAREVGAAAARMGRRVDLDGVRERLIERRESPLWDEIASRCLTCAACTMVCPTCFCVTVEDGVDLADGTAERAERWDSCFTLGFSELGGAPLRSSGAARYRQWLSHKFSTWVDQFGTYGCVGCGRCVTWCPAGIDITEELERLR from the coding sequence ATGAGAACGTGCCCGCACGGAGTGGAGGACGGCGGGGAGGCCGCCGTCCTGGACGACCTGGATCCGCTGGTCGGCGCGCTGCGCGAACGCGGGTTCGCCGTCGTGGGGCCCGTCGCCCGCGACGGGGTGATCCGTTTCGCCGAACTCGGCTCCGCCGCCGATCTGCCCCGCGGCCTGGCCGACGAGCAGGCGCCGGGCTTCTACCGCCTGCACGAGCGCGGGGAGCTCGTCTTCGGTTTCGCCGCGAGCCCGGATGCGGTCAAGCGCTACACGCATCCGCCGCGCTCCGTCCTGTTCCGGATGCGCGGTGGCGTGCCCGAGAAGGTCCCGCCGCGGGCCGGGAAGGTGGCGCTGCTGGGTGTGCGGGCCTGCGACCTGGCCGCGCTGGCCGTGCAGGACCGGGTGTTCCTGGGCGGCCGGCATCCGGACGAGGCGTACCGCGAGCGTCGCGAGGCCCTGTTCCTGATCGCGGTCACCTGCGCGGCGCCGGGTGGGACGTGCTTCTGCGCCTCCATGGGCACCGGCCCGCGTCCCACCTCCGGGTTCGACGTGGCGCTGACCGAGCTGACCGGCCCGCACCGGTTCCTGGCCGAGGCGGGCAGCGAGCGCGGCGCGGAGCTGCTGGCCGCGCTGCCGTCCCGTCCGGCCGGCGACGCCGACCGGGCGGCCGCTCGCGAGGTCGGCGCCGCCGCCGCCCGCATGGGCCGCCGCGTCGACCTCGACGGCGTCAGGGAACGCCTGATCGAACGGCGCGAGTCGCCGCTGTGGGACGAGATCGCCTCCCGCTGCCTGACGTGCGCCGCCTGCACGATGGTGTGCCCGACGTGCTTCTGCGTCACCGTCGAGGACGGCGTCGACCTGGCCGACGGCACGGCCGAACGCGCCGAACGCTGGGACTCCTGCTTCACACTGGGGTTCAGCGAGCTGGGCGGCGCGCCGCTGCGTTCCTCGGGCGCCGCCCGTTACCGGCAGTGGCTCAGCCACAAGTTCTCCACCTGGGTCGACCAGTTCGGCACCTACGGCTGTGTCGGCTGCGGCCGGTGCGTCACCTGGTGCCCGGCCGGCATCGACATCACCGAAGAGCTGGAGCGGCTGCGATGA
- a CDS encoding 2-oxoacid:acceptor oxidoreductase family protein, whose translation MEYQTRIHGRGGQGVVTAAELLSVAAFLEGRHAQAFPTFGSERTGAPVVSFCRICDRPIRVREPITAPDAVIIQDATLLRGVDVLAGLRPHGHVLINSTRTAAELGVPGVTVPASEIATRRLGRPVPNAALLGAFCALTGVLALESVQAAIRSVFPHPVAEANAAAAAEAHAWLKEAARA comes from the coding sequence ATGGAGTACCAGACGCGCATTCACGGCCGGGGCGGCCAGGGCGTCGTCACCGCGGCCGAGCTGCTGTCGGTGGCCGCGTTCCTGGAGGGCAGGCACGCCCAGGCATTCCCCACCTTCGGCTCCGAGCGGACGGGCGCGCCCGTGGTGTCGTTCTGCCGCATCTGCGACCGGCCGATCCGCGTGCGCGAGCCGATCACCGCGCCGGACGCCGTCATCATCCAGGACGCCACTCTGCTGCGGGGCGTCGACGTGCTGGCCGGGCTGCGGCCGCACGGCCACGTGCTGATCAACTCCACCCGTACGGCGGCGGAGCTGGGCGTCCCCGGCGTCACCGTCCCGGCCTCGGAGATCGCGACGCGGCGCCTCGGCAGGCCGGTGCCCAACGCGGCGCTGCTCGGCGCCTTCTGCGCGCTGACCGGCGTGCTGGCGCTGGAGTCGGTGCAGGCCGCGATCCGCTCCGTGTTCCCGCATCCGGTGGCCGAGGCCAACGCGGCCGCCGCGGCCGAGGCTCATGCCTGGCTGAAGGAGGCCGCTCGTGCTTAG
- a CDS encoding NAD(P)(+) transhydrogenase (Re/Si-specific) subunit beta, producing the protein MTTFDLVIRLTYLAVATCFVLGLHLMNSPATARRGNTLSAAAMTVALLATAVVLVRTGTVRPWAWAALAAGAALGSAAGLLLARRVPMTAMPQLVSLFNAVGGGAAALIGVHDHARHGASLPVVLEVLIGAVTFTGSLIAAGKLQGVLPGRPLLFPGARLLTGALALTMVTASILLFTGGGDAAFVVLAVAAAAFGISMVAPIGGADMPVVISLLNAFTGTAVAMAGFTLGNSVLITAGALVGASGAILTKLMADAMNRSLTAIVAGGFGGGDGPAEAASAQGRVRSLSADDAAIQLAYAADVVVIPGYGLAAAQAQHQLHELAELLRQRGARVRYAVHPVAGRMPGHMNVLLAEAGVPYEQLADLDEANAAMPRTDVALVVGANDVVNPAARRPGTAVSGMPIIDADRAKSVIVIKRSMGHGYAGIDNELYTGPRTGMYFADARRALSEITAAVKTLVG; encoded by the coding sequence ATGACCACTTTCGACCTCGTGATCCGGCTGACCTACCTCGCCGTCGCGACCTGCTTCGTCCTCGGCCTGCACCTGATGAACTCCCCGGCCACCGCGCGCCGCGGCAACACCCTGTCGGCGGCGGCGATGACCGTCGCGCTGCTGGCCACCGCCGTGGTGCTCGTGCGCACCGGCACCGTACGGCCGTGGGCGTGGGCGGCGCTCGCCGCCGGGGCGGCGCTGGGCTCGGCCGCCGGCCTGCTGCTGGCCCGGCGGGTCCCGATGACGGCGATGCCGCAGCTCGTCAGCCTCTTCAACGCCGTCGGCGGCGGCGCCGCGGCGCTCATCGGCGTGCACGACCACGCCCGCCACGGCGCCTCCCTGCCGGTCGTGCTGGAGGTGCTGATCGGCGCGGTCACGTTCACCGGCTCCCTCATCGCCGCCGGCAAGCTGCAGGGCGTGCTGCCGGGCCGGCCGCTGCTGTTCCCCGGCGCCCGCCTGCTCACCGGCGCGCTCGCCCTGACCATGGTCACCGCCTCGATCCTGCTGTTCACCGGCGGCGGCGACGCCGCGTTCGTGGTGCTGGCCGTGGCGGCGGCGGCGTTCGGGATCAGCATGGTGGCGCCGATCGGCGGCGCGGACATGCCGGTGGTCATCTCGCTGCTCAACGCCTTCACCGGCACGGCCGTGGCGATGGCCGGATTCACGCTCGGCAACAGCGTCCTCATCACCGCGGGCGCCCTGGTCGGCGCCTCCGGCGCCATCTTGACCAAGCTCATGGCCGACGCCATGAACAGGTCGCTGACGGCGATCGTCGCCGGCGGCTTCGGCGGCGGCGACGGGCCTGCCGAGGCCGCCTCCGCCCAGGGACGCGTCAGGTCGCTGTCGGCCGACGACGCCGCCATCCAGCTCGCCTACGCCGCCGACGTCGTCGTCATCCCCGGCTACGGGCTGGCCGCCGCGCAGGCGCAGCACCAGCTGCACGAGCTGGCCGAGCTCCTGCGGCAGCGGGGCGCGCGGGTCCGCTACGCCGTGCACCCGGTGGCCGGCCGCATGCCGGGCCACATGAACGTGCTGCTGGCCGAGGCGGGCGTGCCGTACGAGCAGCTCGCCGACCTGGACGAGGCCAACGCCGCGATGCCGCGGACCGACGTCGCCCTCGTCGTCGGCGCCAACGACGTCGTCAACCCGGCCGCCCGCCGCCCCGGCACGGCCGTGTCCGGCATGCCCATCATCGACGCCGACCGGGCCAAGAGCGTGATCGTCATCAAACGTTCGATGGGGCACGGCTACGCGGGCATCGACAACGAGCTGTACACAGGCCCCAGGACCGGGATGTACTTCGCCGACGCCAGGCGGGCCCTCAGCGAGATCACGGCGGCCGTCAAGACACTCGTCGGCTGA
- a CDS encoding thiamine pyrophosphate-dependent enzyme, giving the protein MPAPRTKFYQVGSFAVGNRLLPPEQRAVQAAPDRGNALTSGHRACRGCGEALGARYAMDAAIRATGGRIVTVNATGCLEVFSTPYPESAWQVPWLHSLFGNAPAVATGVAAALKAKGRTDVRVVAQGGDGGTVDIGFACLSGMFERGDDVLYICYDNQAYMNTGVQRSGATPPAARTATTPLPGNAFGQGKNVPLIAMAHEIPYVATATVADLRDLEDKVRRAMEVRGARYLHILVPCPLGWAAAARDTIRVARLATESGLFPVFEAERGEVTGVTKIRRRVPVDDYLRSQGRYAHLFGDPPRADVIARIQASADRNIRRFGLVD; this is encoded by the coding sequence ATGCCCGCGCCACGGACCAAGTTCTACCAGGTGGGCAGCTTCGCGGTCGGCAACCGGCTGCTGCCGCCGGAGCAGCGCGCCGTGCAGGCCGCCCCGGACCGCGGCAACGCGCTGACCTCGGGGCACCGCGCCTGCCGCGGCTGCGGCGAGGCGCTCGGCGCCCGGTACGCCATGGACGCGGCCATCCGGGCGACCGGCGGCCGGATCGTCACCGTGAACGCGACCGGCTGCCTGGAGGTGTTCTCCACCCCCTACCCGGAGAGCGCCTGGCAGGTGCCGTGGCTCCACTCCCTGTTCGGCAACGCCCCGGCCGTGGCCACGGGGGTGGCGGCGGCGCTGAAGGCGAAGGGCCGCACGGACGTGCGGGTCGTCGCGCAGGGCGGGGACGGCGGCACGGTCGACATCGGCTTCGCCTGCCTGTCGGGCATGTTCGAGCGCGGTGACGACGTGCTCTACATCTGCTACGACAACCAGGCGTACATGAACACCGGCGTGCAGCGCTCCGGCGCCACCCCGCCGGCCGCGCGCACGGCCACGACGCCCCTGCCGGGCAACGCCTTCGGGCAGGGCAAGAACGTGCCGCTGATCGCGATGGCGCACGAGATCCCGTACGTGGCCACGGCGACCGTCGCCGACCTGCGCGACCTGGAGGACAAGGTGCGCCGGGCGATGGAGGTCCGCGGCGCCCGCTACCTGCACATCCTGGTGCCCTGCCCGCTCGGCTGGGCCGCCGCGGCCCGCGACACGATCCGGGTGGCTCGCCTGGCCACCGAGTCCGGCCTGTTCCCCGTCTTCGAGGCCGAGCGCGGCGAGGTCACCGGCGTGACGAAGATCAGGCGGCGGGTCCCCGTCGACGACTACCTGAGGTCGCAGGGCCGCTACGCCCACCTGTTCGGCGATCCGCCCCGCGCCGATGTCATCGCCCGCATCCAGGCGTCGGCCGACCGCAACATCCGCCGCTTCGGATTGGTGGACTGA
- a CDS encoding NAD(P)-binding protein, translating into MDKPFAITLGAGGSQANKTGAWRTERPVYLDRLPPCNDACPAGENIQRWLALAEEPSYEAAWREIMRDNPFPAITGRVCYRPCESACNRGKLDEAVGINAVERFLGDEAIAHGWMVPATAGPSGKGVLVVGAGPAGLSAAYHLTLLGHAVTVMDSGPAPGGMMRFGIPRYRLPRDVLDAEIQRVLDMGVALELGRTVTDLAGAMRGFDAAFLAVGAHIGRRAFIPAGDSARILDAVSVLRGMEDASAPLLGRRVVVYGGGDTAMDAARTARRLGASDAVVVYRRTRDRMPAHDSEVVEAAEEGVRMKWLSTIAYAGGGTVTIERMRLDESGFPQPTGEFEELAADSVVLALGQEADLSLLAGLAGVESEGGVVKVGPDLMTGCPGVFAGGDMVPAERTVTVAVGHGKKAARHIDAWLRGGSHRPPPRHPMAAFDLLNTWYYSDAPASVRPKLDLARRMSTFEEVQGGLEESTALFEARRCLSCGNCFACDNCYGVCPDNAVIELGPGPRYEIDLDFCKGCGLCVSECPAGAITMVPEIT; encoded by the coding sequence ATGGACAAGCCCTTCGCCATCACCCTGGGCGCCGGCGGCAGCCAGGCCAACAAGACGGGCGCCTGGCGTACCGAACGGCCGGTCTACCTGGACCGCCTGCCGCCGTGCAACGACGCCTGCCCCGCAGGGGAGAACATCCAGCGCTGGCTCGCCCTGGCCGAGGAGCCCTCCTACGAGGCTGCCTGGCGGGAGATCATGCGGGACAACCCGTTCCCGGCGATCACCGGCCGGGTCTGCTACCGGCCCTGCGAGAGCGCGTGCAACCGCGGCAAGCTGGACGAGGCCGTCGGCATCAACGCGGTGGAGCGCTTCCTCGGCGACGAGGCGATCGCGCACGGCTGGATGGTGCCCGCCACGGCCGGACCCTCCGGCAAGGGGGTGCTCGTGGTCGGGGCGGGACCGGCCGGCCTGTCGGCCGCCTACCACCTGACCCTGCTCGGCCACGCCGTCACGGTGATGGACTCGGGGCCGGCGCCCGGCGGCATGATGCGCTTCGGCATCCCCCGCTACCGGCTGCCCCGCGACGTCCTGGACGCCGAGATCCAGCGCGTCCTGGACATGGGCGTCGCCCTGGAGCTCGGCCGGACCGTCACCGACCTGGCCGGGGCGATGCGCGGCTTCGACGCCGCCTTCCTGGCCGTCGGCGCGCACATCGGCAGGCGCGCCTTCATCCCGGCCGGCGACTCCGCCCGCATCCTCGACGCGGTTTCCGTGCTGCGCGGCATGGAGGACGCCTCCGCGCCGCTGCTGGGCCGCCGCGTCGTCGTCTACGGCGGCGGCGACACCGCCATGGACGCCGCCAGGACCGCCAGGCGGCTGGGCGCGAGCGACGCGGTCGTCGTGTACCGCCGCACCCGCGACCGCATGCCCGCGCACGACAGCGAGGTCGTCGAGGCGGCCGAGGAAGGCGTGCGGATGAAGTGGCTGTCCACGATCGCGTACGCCGGCGGCGGGACCGTCACGATCGAGCGGATGCGCCTGGACGAGTCCGGTTTCCCGCAGCCGACCGGCGAGTTCGAGGAGCTGGCCGCCGACTCGGTGGTGCTGGCGCTGGGCCAGGAGGCCGATCTGTCGCTGCTGGCCGGGCTGGCGGGCGTCGAGTCCGAGGGCGGTGTGGTCAAGGTCGGGCCCGATCTGATGACCGGCTGCCCCGGCGTGTTCGCCGGCGGCGACATGGTGCCGGCCGAGCGGACGGTCACGGTCGCCGTCGGGCACGGCAAGAAGGCGGCCCGTCACATCGACGCCTGGCTGCGCGGCGGCTCCCACCGGCCGCCACCGCGGCACCCGATGGCCGCGTTCGACCTGCTCAACACCTGGTACTACAGCGACGCGCCGGCGAGCGTGCGCCCGAAGCTGGACCTGGCCCGCAGGATGAGCACCTTCGAGGAGGTGCAGGGCGGCCTGGAGGAGTCGACGGCGCTGTTCGAGGCCCGCCGCTGCCTGTCGTGCGGCAACTGCTTCGCCTGTGACAACTGCTACGGCGTCTGCCCCGACAACGCCGTGATCGAGCTCGGGCCCGGGCCGCGGTACGAGATCGACCTCGACTTCTGCAAGGGCTGCGGGCTGTGCGTGAGCGAGTGCCCGGCGGGCGCGATCACGATGGTGCCCGAGATCACCTGA
- a CDS encoding oxidoreductase has product MRKLAVWKFASCDGCQLTLLDCEDELLSVAATIDLAYFLEASSARGAGPYDLSLVEGSISTPDDVERIKHVRRVSRHLVTIGACATSGGVQALRNLAGVREFAAVVYARPDHIEALERSTPISAHVPVDFELRGCPIDKRQLLEVIGAFLAGRRPAVPAHSVCVECKARGNPCVLVAHGTPCLGPVTQAGCGALCPAFNRGCFGCFGPMESPNAAALNARLRAAGMTGDELARVYRTFNVTSFGGSSDA; this is encoded by the coding sequence GTGAGGAAGCTCGCCGTGTGGAAGTTCGCCTCGTGCGACGGCTGCCAGCTCACTCTGCTCGACTGCGAGGACGAGCTGCTGTCCGTCGCCGCGACCATCGACCTCGCCTACTTCCTGGAAGCCTCCAGCGCCCGCGGCGCGGGCCCCTACGACCTGTCCCTGGTGGAGGGGTCGATCAGCACGCCGGACGACGTGGAGCGGATCAAGCACGTACGCCGGGTCTCCAGGCACCTGGTGACGATCGGGGCGTGCGCCACCTCCGGCGGGGTGCAGGCGCTGCGGAACCTGGCCGGCGTGCGCGAGTTCGCCGCCGTCGTCTACGCCCGTCCCGATCACATCGAGGCCCTGGAACGCTCGACCCCGATCTCCGCGCACGTGCCCGTCGACTTCGAGCTGCGCGGCTGCCCGATCGACAAACGGCAGCTGCTGGAGGTCATCGGCGCCTTCCTGGCCGGGCGGCGGCCGGCCGTGCCCGCGCACAGCGTCTGCGTCGAGTGCAAGGCCCGCGGCAACCCGTGCGTGCTCGTCGCCCACGGCACGCCGTGCCTCGGCCCGGTCACCCAGGCCGGCTGCGGCGCGCTGTGCCCGGCGTTCAACCGCGGCTGCTTCGGCTGCTTCGGACCCATGGAGAGCCCGAACGCGGCCGCGCTCAACGCCCGCCTGCGCGCCGCCGGCATGACCGGCGACGAGCTGGCACGCGTCTACCGGACCTTCAACGTCACCTCCTTCGGAGGCAGCAGTGACGCATAA
- a CDS encoding NAD(P) transhydrogenase subunit alpha — MNALLFTDLSVFVLSLLLGFEVIGRVPTTLHTPLMSAANAVHGIVLAGALLIALTADGVLGYALVFVTAAFAAMNVVGGYVVTDRMLEMFRPRKDTR, encoded by the coding sequence ATGAACGCGCTGCTGTTCACCGACCTGAGCGTGTTCGTGCTCAGCCTGCTGCTCGGCTTCGAGGTCATCGGGCGGGTCCCGACGACCCTGCACACGCCCCTGATGTCGGCGGCCAACGCGGTCCACGGCATCGTCCTGGCCGGCGCGCTGCTCATCGCGCTCACGGCGGACGGCGTCCTGGGGTACGCGCTGGTGTTCGTGACCGCCGCGTTCGCCGCCATGAACGTCGTCGGCGGCTACGTGGTCACCGACCGGATGCTGGAGATGTTCCGGCCGCGGAAGGACACCCGATGA
- a CDS encoding FAD/NAD(P)-binding protein has product MIPAPYRVRSRRPDRADTVTLTLEPVEGTCPPFLPGQFTMLYAPGVGEIPISVSGHARSGGYVQTVRAVGPVSRALCRARRGDIVGVRGPFGTHWELSRARGMDVVVAAGGLGLAPLRPVIRELVAHGARYGRISLIAGTRTPATLIYPRELARWGRDLDVQVTVDHPDRTWTGPTGLITKLVARIVFDPGRTYAFVCGPELMMRATAGELLRRGVPAGRIALSLERNMKCGIGRCGHCQLGPLFTCLDGPVLTYDRVAALLEVRQL; this is encoded by the coding sequence ATGATCCCGGCCCCGTACCGCGTGCGTTCACGCCGCCCCGACCGGGCCGACACCGTCACGCTCACCCTGGAGCCGGTCGAGGGGACCTGCCCGCCGTTCCTGCCCGGCCAGTTCACCATGCTGTACGCGCCCGGCGTCGGCGAGATCCCCATCTCCGTCAGCGGGCACGCCCGCTCGGGCGGGTACGTGCAGACCGTCCGCGCGGTCGGCCCCGTGAGCCGGGCGCTGTGCCGTGCGCGGCGCGGCGACATCGTCGGCGTGCGCGGCCCGTTCGGCACCCACTGGGAGCTGTCGCGGGCGCGCGGGATGGACGTGGTGGTCGCGGCGGGCGGCCTCGGGCTGGCGCCGCTGCGGCCGGTGATCCGTGAGCTGGTCGCGCACGGCGCCCGCTACGGCCGGATCAGCCTGATCGCCGGCACCCGGACCCCCGCGACCCTGATCTACCCGCGCGAGCTGGCCCGCTGGGGCCGTGACCTCGACGTCCAGGTGACCGTGGACCATCCCGACCGGACGTGGACGGGCCCGACCGGGCTGATCACCAAGCTCGTCGCCCGGATCGTGTTCGACCCGGGCCGCACCTACGCGTTCGTGTGCGGCCCGGAGCTCATGATGCGGGCCACCGCCGGGGAGCTGCTGCGGCGCGGGGTGCCCGCCGGGCGGATCGCGCTGTCGCTGGAGCGCAACATGAAGTGCGGCATCGGCCGGTGCGGCCATTGCCAGCTCGGCCCGCTGTTCACGTGTCTGGACGGTCCTGTGCTCACCTACGACAGGGTCGCCGCTCTGCTGGAGGTGAGGCAGCTGTGA
- a CDS encoding NAD(P) transhydrogenase subunit alpha, which translates to MLSIGIVKESGAEERRVAITPDLVPRLRAAGLGVLVEAGAGDAAGFPDSAYSGAGARIVAGGPAGADILACVDRPPAGRLKAGQLVVGLLHPDPAYLAELAAAGVTAASLDRVPRTLSAAQPMDARTSQENVAGYRAAILAAYTYGRFFPLLVTAAGTVRPARVLVLGAGIAGLSAIGTARRLGAVVTGYDIRPEARAEVASLGANVLDPHGRSTGRHTGEGAGEGTGEGGYARALAEDEQQAERDELARHVAGHDIVITTALVPGRRPPLLVAEAAVKDMRPGSVIIDLAGGNVEVTRPGQTYVTGDGVTVIGATNLPATMPAAASEVYARNVCAFLDHVLRDGELALDPADEIQRAVIVTGGAA; encoded by the coding sequence ATGCTCAGCATCGGGATCGTCAAGGAGAGCGGCGCGGAGGAGCGCAGGGTCGCGATCACTCCCGACCTGGTGCCGCGGCTGCGCGCCGCGGGGCTCGGCGTGCTGGTGGAGGCCGGGGCGGGGGACGCCGCGGGCTTCCCCGACAGCGCCTACAGCGGGGCGGGCGCGCGGATCGTCGCCGGCGGGCCCGCCGGCGCCGACATCCTGGCCTGCGTGGACCGCCCGCCCGCGGGCCGCCTCAAGGCCGGGCAGCTCGTCGTCGGCCTGCTCCACCCCGACCCGGCCTACCTCGCGGAACTCGCCGCCGCGGGCGTGACCGCGGCCAGCCTGGACCGGGTGCCGCGCACGCTCAGCGCGGCCCAGCCGATGGACGCCCGCACCTCGCAGGAGAACGTGGCCGGCTACCGGGCCGCGATCCTCGCCGCCTACACCTACGGGCGGTTCTTCCCGCTGCTCGTCACCGCCGCCGGCACCGTACGCCCGGCCCGGGTGCTGGTGCTCGGCGCCGGGATCGCCGGGCTGTCGGCGATCGGCACGGCCCGGCGGCTCGGCGCGGTCGTCACCGGCTACGACATCCGGCCCGAGGCGCGGGCCGAGGTCGCCTCCCTCGGCGCGAACGTCCTGGACCCGCACGGCCGGAGCACAGGCCGGCACACGGGGGAGGGCGCGGGCGAGGGCACGGGCGAGGGCGGCTACGCGCGGGCGCTCGCCGAGGACGAGCAGCAGGCCGAGCGGGACGAGCTGGCCCGCCACGTGGCCGGCCACGACATCGTCATCACCACGGCCCTGGTGCCCGGCCGCCGGCCGCCGCTGCTGGTGGCCGAAGCCGCCGTCAAGGACATGCGGCCAGGCTCGGTGATCATCGACCTGGCCGGCGGCAACGTCGAGGTGACCAGGCCGGGGCAGACGTACGTCACCGGCGACGGCGTCACCGTGATCGGCGCGACGAACCTGCCCGCCACGATGCCCGCGGCCGCCTCCGAGGTCTACGCCCGCAACGTGTGCGCCTTCCTCGACCACGTGCTGCGCGACGGCGAGCTCGCCCTCGACCCCGCCGACGAGATCCAGCGGGCCGTGATCGTCACCGGAGGTGCGGCATGA
- the porA gene encoding hypothetical protein — translation MLRQLEGSQAVAETVALCRPEVICAYPISPQTHIVEALSRITRAGRLGSCEYVNVESEFAALSACIGASAAGARTYTATASQGLLYMTEALYNASGLGLPIVMTVANRAIGAPINIWNDHSDSMSQRDCGWIQLYAETNQEAADLHVQAYALAEELSLPVMVCMDGFVLTHAFERVDLPSAEQVDAFLPAFEPRQLLDPDDPVSIGAMVGPEAFTEVRFLAHARHLEALERIPAVADRFERAFGRRSGGLVRGYRTGDADTVVLALGSVLGTLQDVVDELRESGAAVGAATLTTFRPFPSEALRALLGGKRKVVVLERAFSTGAGGIVSADVRAALPDAELRTVVAGLGGRPVTKAALHRALTADDPPPLTFLDLDHHLVARELARARARRRPGPSAGNMLRDLAEGG, via the coding sequence GTGCTTAGACAGCTGGAAGGCTCCCAGGCCGTCGCCGAGACGGTCGCGCTGTGCCGGCCGGAGGTGATCTGCGCCTACCCGATCTCCCCTCAGACGCACATCGTCGAGGCGCTCAGCAGGATCACGCGGGCCGGGCGGCTCGGCTCCTGCGAGTACGTCAACGTCGAGTCGGAGTTCGCCGCGCTGTCGGCGTGCATCGGCGCGTCGGCGGCCGGGGCGCGCACCTACACCGCGACCGCCAGCCAGGGCCTGCTCTACATGACCGAGGCGCTCTACAACGCCTCAGGGCTGGGCCTGCCGATCGTCATGACGGTGGCCAACCGGGCGATCGGCGCCCCCATCAACATCTGGAACGACCACAGCGACTCGATGTCGCAGCGCGACTGCGGCTGGATCCAGCTCTACGCCGAGACCAACCAGGAGGCCGCGGACCTGCACGTGCAGGCGTACGCGCTGGCTGAGGAGCTGTCGCTGCCGGTGATGGTGTGCATGGACGGGTTCGTGCTGACCCACGCCTTCGAGCGCGTCGACCTGCCCTCGGCGGAGCAGGTGGACGCGTTCCTGCCCGCGTTCGAGCCGCGCCAGCTGCTCGACCCCGATGATCCCGTCTCCATCGGCGCGATGGTCGGGCCCGAGGCCTTCACGGAGGTGCGTTTCCTCGCGCACGCCCGCCACCTGGAGGCTCTGGAGCGCATCCCGGCCGTCGCCGACCGCTTCGAACGCGCCTTCGGACGCCGGTCGGGCGGGCTGGTGCGCGGCTACCGGACCGGCGACGCCGACACGGTGGTGCTGGCGCTGGGGTCGGTGCTCGGCACGCTGCAGGACGTCGTCGACGAGCTGCGCGAGTCCGGCGCGGCCGTGGGCGCCGCGACGCTGACCACCTTCCGCCCGTTCCCGTCCGAGGCGCTGCGCGCGCTGCTCGGCGGGAAACGGAAGGTCGTGGTGCTCGAACGGGCCTTCTCCACCGGCGCGGGCGGCATCGTCTCGGCCGACGTCCGCGCCGCCCTGCCGGACGCCGAGCTGCGGACCGTGGTGGCCGGGCTGGGCGGGCGGCCGGTGACCAAGGCGGCGCTGCACCGGGCGCTCACCGCCGACGACCCACCGCCGCTGACCTTCCTGGACCTCGACCACCACCTCGTCGCCAGGGAACTGGCCAGGGCCCGGGCACGGCGCAGGCCGGGTCCGAGCGCCGGGAACATGCTGCGCGATCTTGCGGAAGGCGGCTGA